A single region of the Rhizobium sp. NLR16a genome encodes:
- a CDS encoding helix-turn-helix domain-containing protein, whose amino-acid sequence MMEKTTKLSEAATSAWISIMRAGERLLAAIEADLKTAGMPPLAWYDVLWELARSKDGKLRPYEIEERTLLAQYNLSRLIDRLEREGLVRREVFAEDGRGRWVVITDAGRTLRTRMWAVYAAAIEAHVGSKLAEDEAKAISGLLARFL is encoded by the coding sequence ATGATGGAAAAGACAACGAAGCTGAGCGAAGCCGCCACCTCTGCCTGGATCAGCATCATGCGCGCCGGCGAACGGCTGCTCGCCGCGATCGAAGCCGATCTGAAAACGGCCGGCATGCCGCCGCTTGCCTGGTATGACGTGCTGTGGGAATTGGCGCGCTCGAAAGACGGCAAGCTGCGGCCCTACGAGATCGAGGAGCGAACCTTGCTGGCGCAGTATAATCTTTCCCGGCTGATCGACCGGCTGGAAAGAGAGGGCCTGGTCCGGCGCGAGGTCTTCGCCGAGGACGGCCGTGGGCGCTGGGTTGTGATTACCGATGCCGGCCGAACGCTTCGCACACGGATGTGGGCTGTCTATGCGGCAGCGATCGAGGCCCATGTCGGCAGCAAGCTTGCCGAAGACGAGGCGAAGGCGATTTCCGGTCTACTCGCGCGTTTCCTCTAA
- a CDS encoding glutathione S-transferase family protein: MSRLTLISHHLCPYVQRAAIVLREKGVPFERINIDLANKPDWFLQISPLGKVPLLRIEDEEGGEAVLFESSVICEYLEETQPGPALHPADPLARARHRGWMEFGSSVLSDLWGYETATDAEQLEAKRKMLIAKFTTLEGALADGPYFSGSSFSLVDAVFAPIFRYFDVFDRLGDSGIFAGLERVTRWRSALGERRSVKDAVGEDYPQRLMEFLDKHKSILLGLPAAA, encoded by the coding sequence ATGAGCAGGCTTACCCTCATCAGCCATCATCTCTGCCCCTATGTGCAACGCGCCGCCATCGTACTTCGCGAAAAGGGTGTTCCCTTCGAGCGCATCAACATCGACCTTGCCAACAAGCCGGACTGGTTCCTGCAGATCTCGCCGCTCGGCAAGGTGCCGCTGCTGAGGATCGAGGACGAAGAAGGCGGCGAGGCCGTCCTCTTCGAAAGCAGCGTCATCTGCGAATATCTGGAGGAGACGCAGCCGGGGCCCGCCCTGCATCCTGCCGATCCGCTTGCCCGCGCCCGCCATCGCGGCTGGATGGAATTCGGCTCATCCGTGCTTTCCGATCTCTGGGGATATGAAACCGCCACGGACGCGGAACAGCTGGAGGCCAAGCGCAAGATGCTGATCGCCAAGTTCACGACGCTCGAAGGAGCACTCGCGGACGGACCTTATTTTTCCGGCAGCAGCTTCAGCCTCGTCGATGCCGTTTTCGCGCCGATCTTTCGGTATTTCGATGTTTTCGACAGGCTGGGAGATAGCGGCATCTTCGCGGGGCTTGAACGGGTGACGCGCTGGCGGAGCGCGCTCGGCGAACGGCGAAGCGTGAAAGACGCCGTCGGCGAAGATTATCCGCAGCGGCTGATGGAATTCCTCGACAAGCACAAGTCGATCCTGCTCGGCCTGCCTGCCGCGGCTTGA
- a CDS encoding aminopeptidase, with product MTFMPQSQNTVDPVKLEKLAEVAVKVGLQLQKGQDLVITAPVVALPLVRLITKHAYQAGAGLVSAFYSDEETTLARFQYGSDESFDRASDWLYEGMAKAYANGAARLAVAGDNPMLLSEQDAGKVGRANRATSTAYKPALEKISNFDINWNIVSYPNPSWAKVVFPDDPEPIAIAKLAKAIFAASRVDVSDPVAAWAEHNANLAKRSAWLNGERFASLHFRGPGTDLTVGLADGHEWHGGASTAKNGITCNPNIPTEEVFTTPHALRVEGHVSSTKPLSHQGTLIDNIQVRFEGGRIVEAKASRGEEVLNKVLDTDEGARRLGEVALVPHSSPISASGILFYNTLFDENASCHIALGQCYSKCFLNGATLSQEQIKAQGGNSSLIHIDWMIGSNKVDIDGITPDGSRVPVMRQGEWA from the coding sequence ATGACTTTCATGCCCCAGAGCCAGAACACCGTTGATCCCGTCAAGCTCGAGAAGCTCGCGGAAGTCGCCGTCAAGGTCGGTTTGCAGCTGCAGAAGGGCCAGGACCTGGTGATCACCGCGCCTGTCGTGGCGCTGCCGCTTGTCCGCCTCATCACCAAACACGCTTATCAGGCCGGCGCCGGGCTGGTGAGCGCCTTCTACTCCGACGAGGAAACGACGCTGGCGCGCTTCCAATATGGCAGTGACGAGAGCTTCGACCGCGCCTCCGACTGGCTCTACGAGGGCATGGCCAAGGCCTATGCCAACGGGGCGGCCCGCCTGGCCGTCGCCGGCGACAACCCGATGCTGCTTTCCGAACAGGATGCCGGCAAGGTCGGCCGCGCCAATCGCGCCACCTCCACCGCCTATAAGCCGGCGCTGGAAAAGATCTCGAATTTCGACATCAACTGGAACATCGTCTCCTATCCCAACCCCTCCTGGGCCAAGGTGGTCTTCCCCGACGACCCGGAGCCGATCGCGATCGCCAAGCTCGCCAAGGCGATCTTTGCTGCCTCGCGTGTCGATGTCAGCGACCCCGTCGCCGCCTGGGCGGAGCACAATGCCAATCTCGCCAAGCGCTCAGCCTGGCTGAACGGCGAGCGTTTTGCTTCGCTGCATTTCCGGGGGCCGGGCACCGATCTGACGGTCGGCCTCGCCGACGGACATGAATGGCACGGCGGCGCCTCCACCGCGAAGAACGGCATTACCTGCAATCCGAATATTCCGACCGAAGAGGTGTTCACCACGCCGCATGCATTGCGGGTCGAAGGTCATGTCTCGAGCACCAAACCGCTGTCGCATCAGGGCACGCTGATCGACAATATCCAGGTGCGCTTCGAAGGCGGGCGGATCGTCGAAGCCAAGGCGTCACGCGGCGAAGAGGTCTTGAACAAGGTGCTCGATACCGATGAGGGCGCGCGCCGGCTCGGCGAAGTGGCGCTCGTGCCGCATTCCTCGCCAATCTCGGCGAGCGGCATCCTGTTCTACAACACGCTGTTCGACGAAAACGCCTCGTGCCACATCGCGCTCGGCCAGTGCTACTCCAAGTGCTTCCTCAACGGCGCGACCCTCAGCCAGGAGCAGATCAAGGCGCAGGGCGGCAATTCCAGCCTGATCCACATCGACTGGATGATCGGCTCCAACAAGGTCGATATCGACGGCATCACACCGGACGGCTCGCGGGTCCCGGTGATGCGGCAGGGCGAATGGGCCTGA